ACATCACTAAATCATTAAATGCCAGAATGTGTCAgacactagagcccgaccgataaaagtatttttaaggccgatacgctacaaatatttggttaatttaaaaatccaatgtATCGACtggtatattttaaaaaaatatagagaCTCGTAACAAAAATAGATTTCCAtaagttatttgtagttatttatgagttctcacaaAAATATGATAAGTTGTTTAATTTTCACAACAGAACAAAGGatcatcaaaatatattaaagttttgataaatgaaatgtataaatatacaaacttaagatatgaaacttcaagtcctttgaacaaaaataataaatcagtaataagtgttgccaacagggacacgAACAACGCGCCAACACTTCATTTGTCATAAATGATTTTGATGAAcgaatatttaaatatatataaataaaagaaatgtgtgtgggTTTATGTATCGGGCCATTATGAATGCAGATACTGATAGTTCAGACAGTATCGGCTTGCCgataaatcagaaaaaacaacTATTGCTTTGCCAGTACGAGGTTGCGATTATGTTCATTCAACTGGAGCATTTAAACTATCAGTGGCTAGACCAGGCCGTAGAACACATACTAAAACTACTTGGCCCAATGGTTACCATTTAAACCAGTGGTAAGTCCACTcccatttgtgtttttcattgaGACAGCAGGAAACAATTAGAGAGACAGGTAAGAAAGGTCTGGTGCAATTCAATTCTCAGCCACCAGGATTGTTTATGACAGCTAGAGGGAAATGGTCTTCACTGCTACTACAATAGCCTTAATACCTAATTTACATGCACTTTGATCAGTAAACATCAGCTGATCCAGTTATACAATACATTACCCTTAAAGTAATGATGCATCCAGGAGATGCTTAATAACCCAAGTATTAAACAACTTAACAGCATAAGTTGGAAAGTTTTACCTGTACATATGATTTACTCAGATTTTCTGACAATCCAGGTACTCAAATGTACAAGTTACCTGCGTGTGTATTCACTAGTTAGTGAAGTTAGTTTCTCACCTGGCCAGCAATTCTATCCAGATCTCTGGTCCCCTGGGCGGTAAGTCTGCGACCACTGAGAGAACAgcacaaattaaaacaggaGAATGAGGAAACATAATAGAATACATCAACCTACACAACTTAAAAATCCATAGACAAAATGCTTAAGTCTCCAGTAACTACTTCTTTACGCCACATTAACCACAGTATTATAGTTCAGGGAAAGCCACACGTCAATACTCCATCCATACTCGTTGGCAAAAATCGCCACTCAACCTTGAAACAGGTAATTCAAAATGGAATTTCATTTCCCTGCCcacttgaataaaaaaacaaaacaagccaaGCCAATCAATTAGCCATCTCGCTACAGTGTGATTGCATCGCCATGGTGGACTCGCAGGGCAAAATTCAAGCTTATGCATTCAAATTTCAAAAGTTATCCAGCATCACATAAATGGGTCTCTTTGACATCATGGTTCTGCAAAGATAAAAATTGCACTTTTGCAAGAATGAGTTGCCACATGTCATGTGTAGAGCAGGGTGTCAACTACCCTATGCCCACGTTAGcccaaaaacacacatcatGCATGCTGTCAGCTTTGACTGCATGTACAAAGATTATACATGCATTTCCAAACAAGTCTCAGgtttaaaattcaaaaagaaCCTCTTCATAGTGtagttttttaaacaattgtgtgtttgtgaacacATAATTTCCACTTTAACAGGCATTCAATAGTGGCACTCACCCATTGGGATCCTTCTCAATCATCTTGAGCAGCTCGAGGGCCTGCAGCACCTTACGGGCCACATTCTTGGATCCTACACTGTAATGGGCAGGGCACACACCATTCCTCTGGCGACTTCCATAGATCTTGGTCATGGAGCCAACACCAGCACCTCCACGAAGGTACAGGTGGCGGACTGTGGATGCTGTAGGGGTAGAAGAGATGAGGGTGTTTCTCATAACAATGTAAACTTTCAGCATTCTCTTTTACATGATGGTTACAAGACAGCCATGGGGGCAGGGTGTGTATGTGACGCAACAGTCCGACGCAGTTTGTAATGTGAAGAGCGGCTCTCTGTTAGTGATCAACCAACATGGATTTTTAGTGCCAATATTTTTTCATCAACCTTAGCCGATGACCGATACGAGCTGCCGATTTTCTTAAGCTAACACAGGGTTCATAAGCATTTTATGCAATTTCCATGCTGGATAAAaatctgtgttaatgtttaCCCTCAAAACGTTAAGGTTAAGACaatgtaaaatacattaaaagctTTTATTAATCACATTAcgctttgttaaaaaaattccTCGACTTTTCCAAAACCTTTTTGGTCTAAAACCTTTCCAGGCCTAGAATTTGCCTTTTTCTAATTCCATAACTTTTCCAGTTATTTCAAAAACGTATGAACCCtgatgaacaaaaaaacagatcagTGTCATttctgcaatcatcttacattcatcccacccaaattatgtgtgcaatgtgcatcatatgaATGGGTGCNNNNNNNNNNGTTAACTGTGCAagggtaaaaggctttcatcaacatctacaaaACAGCCTTGATGATGCATTGCTTGCAAAATGTCCTTTATCAAcacatttattgaaaaaaaggcaAACGCAGCAGCCGCGTATCAGCAGATAAACGTAAAAACTCAAATATCGGCCCACCGATAAAATCAGTCTATCACTACTTTCCGTACGTAGAAAAGTAGccacagcagctgctgctgctacttttCCATGGGTAGTGAAGCTACAGTGGTCAGTGTTTCATCATCGctgcaaagacaaaacaaatcacctgattaatgcaacgttATCATGACTCCTGGTCTCGCGGCCATTTttcaccgcagaaagctgctaccagccaggctaaagctgaTATAGTTAGTCTAAAGAAACAAGGCGTCTGTCCCAACAAACGTTACGTAGccactggaaacgtaacactaatatACACAAATCAGTTTCTGATATATCacaatttacactgatttaagtGTTCTTGAATACTTGTTTGCTAGTGCTTGACATGAAGGCTACAGAAAACCAACAATCAAtgttgatcaatttatcaaacaaaacaagccgGCCCTGCTAGTCAAAAACCTAAAAANNNNNNNNNNAAAAGTAAAGAACACAACATACGTGCATTATTACTATCATTCACTTTAGCCTGATTGATAGTATATGAATACAATGAATGGTTCATATAAGAAAAAATGTAGACGCACTCTCCTAAAAAAATCACCCCAGTAGTCAGtcagagagatagatagatagatatcaatgtcaatattttctCCAGTATTGTGCAGTCCTAGTTTAACCTTACTTTAAATTGCACCTTTAAGCTATGGTAATAGAAGAAATTGTTGTCTTTAacgttaaaaaataataaaaaagccaGGGTGTTTGACCTAAGTTAATACAGAGTGTAGATCCTTTATAGCAACAGTTTTCAATTGTTTCTCAAAAGCATCATATGTCTTACAATTACATTCCAGGATAGTGTCCACTCTTTGTCACAGAACGCTTTCGATTTCAGTCTTTGgatcagaataaaatctgttttattagTGCGAGTCCTTTCAGCTTTACAGATATCACACATAGCTAATAATTCCagatacaaaacacattttgcaatGTGCATCTCTGGTCACATTTTCACCTCACTATGACCACTAGCCATTACTAAACATTGCAGGGCTATGAAAAGCCTGAAACTTGTTTttggaagggagggggaggtcCACAGCGCACTCATTGAAGTTAAGACTGGCAAAATAAGTCCTTACAtcacacaataataaaagtaatttttaagaAGTAAAAAGTTTTTCCATTAAATTAAGAATCAATGTAgcttttcatattgcaatatcataATCCTACATTgaaacattgtgaaaacaaCTTTCTAGATGTGTGCCAGGTCATGAAAAAAGTGAATATACGTTcatgattttgtccatgttagttgcttcatgtacatttattaaaaacttttGTTTAGCTCTAGTTAGACATCTAAACTCTGGGATAAGACTTATGTTTACATAACGGCATGCTGATTCCAAACAGATAGCTTTGTCAAGGCACTTTGGGCTTGAGATACATTTTACACAGTGGCCATCAATGACAAATTGCGTTCCGCTATGAACGTGcacatattgtttttaaaatcacaaacaCGGTTGGTCAGCGAAGTTGCAGCAGTAGCCGTCTATGCCGGTAACATATTCATATGACGGTGCACTGAACGAAGCTTTGTGACTAGCATCTAATGACCAGCAACCACTTTAACGCTGCCGCACAGTGAGTATCTTCCTTGAACATATGCGGCAGACAAACCGCAAGGGGACACTAACTTCTCATCTCACGTGGGTTCTGATAAACAGTGAATTTATCAAAAACAATGCCCATGTCACCATTTACCAAGCTACTAGAGGTCATATTTCACAGGACCAGCTTGAGCACGGTTTTCATGGTAAATCAGTAGAATGAGGAGAAAATGCTGTACTCGCGCCTTTGTTTATTTGGTTGTCATGATCTTGCACATGATGACGTCCTGTCACTGCTCCAGCTGCTCATCCTCAAAAGGGGACAGAGAGCGGACGGCCGTTCGCTTGAGTTCAGTGGAGCAGACAGCTCTGCTCAGTGTTCTTGCAACATGCAGACATTTCATAAAATTGCAGAAACACCGTTCTTTACATAGGCTGTCAGTCATTCTTGAGATcacaaaaacatgcaataaGCCACCATAAAGGCACATTCAAATGGGTATCAAATCACAGCAGGGTTTGTGCTGACATTTGTGAAAGTATGCCCACTGCATTCATGACAGCCACAAATTACCATGTGGAATCTATAAACTTCTACACATAAACCCCTTTAGTGACATTAAATGCAGTAAGAGtcattttgggggggggcaacaTAAGCTTCCTAACACCAGCAGGTGGATGAATTACATCactatgttgaaataaatacttATGCAACTATCTTGGAAAATTTACAAAATTATTTGTCTTTCTAGTGTCAAAGAGACACCATGGTCAGTGGTGCGTAAATAATTTGACTTACCGGCTCTGATGTAAAACCAGTTCTCATCACTGGGGGCCAGCTCCTTGTGCTTACCCAGCTTGACGAGGTCCACCCAGTCAGGCACCTTCAGCTTTCCTGACCTTCGGACAGGCAAAAAGCATGTTGCATTaagtttctctctcttcttacgTTGTTAGCGTCACATACAACTAAACATATTCTGGTTAATTaaggtaaataaataagtttgaTGAAAACTGCAATCACGATATGATGGTTTGTGTGGTTAACATAAAACTAACTTTTTCAGGAAAGCCGACAGGGCACGGACAAACTCCTGCTGGTTGACGTCTTTCACTGTGACACCTGGCATCTaaataagaggaaaaaaaacaataacgtTACATTAATCAACTACTGACATGCACAGGAATAGACTGCAAGTTAGTTACTCATTAACTACAAATCTTTAAGGATGCTGTTCTGTTTGTTATAAACAATGTGATCTTTATACCTAACGTGATCATTAATGTAATATTTGATGAAGATCAGTTTtgatacttaagtaaagtacgtTTTCTAAACATGCTTCTTTCAGCTTAATTTCTCTCTTCTTGGCTATGGTTATGCccttatgatgatgatgatgatgatgcagcCAGAGCTCCAGTCACTGACTAACCTCTGATTTCCAACTGCGGAACGGTTGCGGATCCGCTCCGgaacagaaaataataaaaaatacaatacaccGTGCTCATGGCGGTTTATATTTCCCTTAAAAATGTCGAAATAGGCGAAGCcaggcctgaagtcaacaggtcagaggttttgtggttctgtttatagaaactacaacCAGTTATATTGCGCGATCATATGTGAATTCACAAGATCTTGTGGGTTCTTGTGGCTTTggctgtcagtcatggctgcAGCCGTTCTGCAAAAAATCaagacctggtggg
The Etheostoma spectabile isolate EspeVRDwgs_2016 chromosome 6, UIUC_Espe_1.0, whole genome shotgun sequence genome window above contains:
- the rps19 gene encoding small ribosomal subunit protein eS19 — encoded protein: MSCIDGNNNAPVSRNGTRFARFNISWKPRSTLFPSLSTSKMPGVTVKDVNQQEFVRALSAFLKKSGKLKVPDWVDLVKLGKHKELAPSDENWFYIRAASTVRHLYLRGGAGVGSMTKIYGSRQRNGVCPAHYSVGSKNVARKVLQALELLKMIEKDPNGGRRLTAQGTRDLDRIAGQVAAANKKTVQ